The Leptolyngbya sp. CCY15150 region GCATACCAATAGGTGCCCTGATAGTAAATTCGACCTCGACGATTGGGGCGAATTGCATAAGAAACGATGGCAAAGTCTTCCCCTGAAAAGAAGAGCTTTGACCGGGATACAGTCATATAGGATGATCTTTCTGTCTGATTTG contains the following coding sequences:
- a CDS encoding NfeD family protein; protein product: MKTLHIANSNQTERSSYMTVSRSKLFFSGEDFAIVSYAIRPNRRGRIYYQGTYWYAYAVNDSFIPMNALVEPLQRRHTTWLVKPLQKS